One Paenarthrobacter aurescens TC1 DNA window includes the following coding sequences:
- a CDS encoding dihydrodipicolinate synthetase (identified by match to protein family HMM PF00701) codes for MFTGLSAFPLTPLTNDSLDERSYVGLIERLRDARVDSITALGSTGSYAYLTHEERRRVAHLAVRHAGSVPVFVGVGALRTSHVLANVEAAEEAGASGVLLAPMTYQPLTEDDVFELFHTVTFHSSLPVIVYDNPATTHFTFHPGLYGRIAQLPGVASIKIPGSPNTMHLEERVREMRSLVPDHVTLGISGDANAAAGLSAGCDAWYSVIGGTLPGIAQRITHAAINGRPGEAASESERLAPLWQLFADFGGSLRVVAAIAEQLGLASTKSLPLPIQGLGPEQRARVAGVIEELGLGT; via the coding sequence ATGTTCACAGGACTGAGCGCCTTCCCCTTGACGCCGCTCACCAACGACTCCCTGGACGAACGGTCCTACGTTGGACTCATCGAACGCCTGCGTGATGCACGCGTGGACTCCATCACCGCACTGGGATCCACCGGCTCGTATGCCTACCTGACACATGAAGAACGACGCCGCGTAGCTCACCTCGCCGTTCGGCACGCCGGGAGCGTCCCTGTCTTCGTGGGTGTGGGGGCTCTCCGCACCTCGCACGTCCTGGCCAACGTCGAGGCTGCCGAAGAAGCGGGCGCCTCCGGGGTGTTGCTGGCGCCGATGACGTACCAACCGCTCACCGAGGATGACGTGTTCGAACTGTTTCACACCGTCACCTTCCACTCCTCCCTTCCGGTGATCGTCTACGACAACCCCGCCACCACCCACTTCACCTTTCACCCAGGGCTATACGGCCGCATTGCCCAATTGCCCGGGGTTGCCTCCATTAAGATTCCGGGCAGCCCGAACACCATGCACCTGGAGGAACGGGTGCGGGAGATGCGATCACTTGTGCCGGACCACGTGACCCTCGGCATTTCCGGCGATGCCAACGCTGCCGCCGGATTGAGCGCTGGATGCGACGCCTGGTATTCGGTGATCGGAGGAACCTTGCCCGGCATCGCCCAACGCATCACACATGCTGCCATCAACGGACGGCCCGGCGAAGCGGCCTCCGAGTCCGAGCGCCTTGCGCCCTTGTGGCAACTTTTTGCGGATTTTGGTGGAAGCCTGAGAGTGGTCGCCGCCATCGCGGAACAGCTGGGACTGGCCTCCACCAAGAGCCTGCCGCTACCCATCCAAGGCCTGGGCCCTGAGCAGCGGGCCCGCGTTGCCGGGGTCATCGAGGAGCTTGGCCTGGGAACCTAG
- a CDS encoding putative quinone oxidoreductase (identified by match to protein family HMM PF00107): MRAIVQEAYGSADVLHEAQVPRPAIADNEVLVRVRAAGLDRGTWHVTTGLPYALRLAYGFRAPKNPVPGLDLAGTVEAVGAKVTRFAVGDHVFGSGKGTFAEFAAAREKQLALKPATISFEQAAAVPVSACTALIAVRAGGIDPAAGRMPKGQKVLITGASGGVGSYAVQFAKAAGAEVTGVASTAKVELVRALGADRVIDYTKQDFADGAESYDVIIDIAGNPSVSRLRRSLTSTGTAVITGGEEGGSWTGSLDRQFRAVALSPFIRQRLTMVVGTQTAADLEYLAELLESGTIAPAIDRVYPLAEVPDAMRYLDAGKARGKVVIAI; the protein is encoded by the coding sequence ATGCGGGCCATCGTCCAGGAAGCCTATGGTTCCGCCGATGTCCTGCACGAGGCTCAGGTCCCTCGCCCGGCCATCGCGGACAACGAAGTACTGGTGAGGGTGCGAGCTGCCGGGCTCGATCGGGGGACGTGGCACGTCACAACCGGCCTGCCGTATGCGCTGCGCTTGGCCTACGGTTTCCGGGCTCCGAAAAACCCTGTTCCCGGGCTGGACCTCGCTGGCACCGTGGAAGCCGTGGGCGCGAAGGTGACCCGGTTTGCGGTGGGTGACCACGTCTTCGGCTCAGGGAAGGGAACTTTTGCCGAGTTCGCCGCTGCCCGCGAAAAGCAGCTCGCCCTCAAGCCCGCCACTATCAGCTTTGAGCAGGCAGCGGCAGTGCCAGTGTCTGCGTGCACGGCACTGATCGCTGTGCGCGCCGGCGGCATCGATCCCGCGGCTGGGCGGATGCCGAAGGGGCAAAAAGTCTTGATTACCGGCGCCTCGGGCGGTGTGGGCAGCTATGCGGTGCAGTTTGCTAAAGCGGCTGGCGCTGAAGTCACGGGTGTGGCCAGTACGGCCAAAGTGGAGCTGGTTCGAGCCCTCGGTGCAGACCGGGTGATCGACTACACCAAGCAGGACTTTGCTGACGGCGCTGAGTCCTACGACGTCATTATCGACATCGCAGGCAATCCTTCCGTTTCCCGTCTTCGCCGGTCGCTCACGTCAACGGGGACGGCCGTGATCACCGGTGGGGAGGAAGGTGGCTCATGGACCGGCAGCCTGGACCGGCAATTCCGCGCTGTGGCCCTTTCCCCGTTCATTCGCCAGCGGCTCACCATGGTCGTGGGCACCCAAACTGCAGCGGACCTGGAATATCTTGCCGAACTGTTGGAATCGGGAACCATTGCCCCGGCCATCGATCGCGTTTATCCGCTGGCCGAGGTCCCGGACGCAATGCGGTATCTCGATGCCGGTAAGGCCCGCGGAAAGGTGGTCATCGCCATCTAG